In a genomic window of Halalkalicoccus sp. CG83:
- a CDS encoding FAD-dependent oxidoreductase produces the protein MVDQYDLVIVGGGISGASLLYTVSKFTDIERVALLEKEEEIAAINSHHTNNSQTLHFGDIETNYSREKAEEVNEGAQLLAGYLEEEDPDREIHSKRSKMVLAVGEEEVRELETRYHDEGFSDLYPKLRPIGREEIAEIEPKVVEGRDPETEMMALQTSDGYVVDYGETAKSFIENACAEAGVDVYTGAEVKRIDETDDGFVIESDAGWFEAETTVVAAGSHSLQVAREMGYGEDMSLLPIAGSFFLGDDLLNGKVYTLQMQKLPFAAIHGDADVHDDSVTRFGPTAKLVPTLERGRLSTVEDFLDVFGLNADSFLSYGNVLADRILLPYVLRNLVYDVPVVGKRAFLPHVRKVVPSVELDDIERATGYGGVRPQIVDTEGKTLDMGEAKIVGEDVIFNVTPSPGASTCLKNAMRDTRTLIEFLDGEYEFDEADFRAETIENFPREEMAAVGDD, from the coding sequence ATGGTAGACCAATACGACCTCGTCATCGTCGGCGGAGGAATCAGCGGCGCATCGCTGCTCTATACGGTGTCGAAGTTCACCGACATCGAACGGGTGGCGCTCCTGGAGAAGGAGGAGGAGATCGCGGCGATCAACTCCCACCACACCAACAACTCCCAGACGCTTCACTTCGGCGACATCGAGACCAACTACTCCCGCGAGAAGGCGGAGGAGGTGAACGAGGGGGCCCAACTGCTCGCCGGCTATCTCGAGGAGGAGGATCCCGACCGGGAGATCCACAGCAAGCGAAGCAAGATGGTGCTGGCGGTCGGCGAGGAGGAGGTCCGGGAGCTCGAGACGAGATACCACGACGAGGGCTTTTCGGACCTCTATCCGAAGCTCAGGCCGATCGGGCGCGAGGAGATCGCGGAGATCGAGCCGAAGGTCGTCGAGGGACGGGACCCGGAGACGGAGATGATGGCCCTCCAGACGTCCGACGGCTACGTCGTCGACTACGGCGAGACCGCGAAGTCGTTCATCGAGAACGCGTGCGCGGAGGCCGGGGTCGACGTCTACACGGGCGCAGAGGTGAAGCGGATCGACGAGACCGACGACGGATTCGTCATCGAGTCCGACGCGGGGTGGTTCGAGGCGGAGACGACCGTGGTCGCCGCGGGATCTCACAGCCTCCAGGTCGCAAGGGAGATGGGCTACGGCGAGGACATGTCCCTGCTCCCCATCGCCGGAAGCTTCTTCCTGGGCGACGACCTCCTGAACGGCAAGGTCTACACGCTCCAGATGCAGAAGCTCCCGTTCGCCGCGATCCACGGCGACGCGGACGTCCACGACGATAGCGTCACCCGCTTCGGACCGACGGCCAAACTCGTTCCGACGCTCGAACGGGGGCGGCTCTCGACCGTCGAGGACTTCCTCGACGTGTTCGGGCTGAACGCCGATTCGTTCCTGAGCTACGGCAACGTCCTCGCGGATCGGATCCTGTTGCCGTACGTGCTCAGGAACCTGGTCTACGACGTCCCCGTGGTCGGAAAGCGGGCGTTCCTCCCCCACGTCCGGAAGGTCGTCCCGAGCGTCGAACTCGACGACATCGAACGGGCCACGGGCTACGGCGGCGTGCGACCGCAGATCGTCGACACCGAGGGGAAGACCCTCGACATGGGGGAGGCCAAGATCGTCGGCGAGGACGTCATCTTCAACGTCACCCCCTCGCCGGGCGCATCGACGTGTCTGAAGAACGCCATGCGCGATACCAGGACCCTGATCGAGTTCCTCGACGGGGAGTACGAGTTCGACGAGGCGGACTTCAGGGCGGAGACGATCGAGAACTTCCCCCGAGAGGAGATGGCGGCCGTCGGGGACGACTGA
- a CDS encoding D-2-hydroxyacid dehydrogenase codes for MTDDAYDVLVLREGTEGLSTEPYAAELRERLPDHEVRRARTPGEERDLITDARVVTGVRIDEGLLSHADRLELFACAFAGTEHLPMDALRERGITVTNAGGIHAPGIAEGALGNVLVFARRLHEGWRRKGNREWRHFQSGELTGSTVTVVGLGSIGRALVQRLEGMEVETIGVRYSPEKGGPTDEVIGFEEEALHDALARTEYLVIACPLTDTTRGLIGEAEFATLPPEAVVINVARGPIVDTDALVNAIQFNGIRGAALDVTDPEPLPPNHVLWGFENVLITPHTGGHTPRHWDRLAEIVADNVERFEETDSFEGLENVVFAPE; via the coding sequence ATGACCGACGACGCATACGACGTCCTGGTCCTCCGCGAGGGGACCGAAGGCCTGTCCACGGAGCCGTACGCCGCGGAGCTACGCGAACGCCTGCCCGACCACGAGGTTCGGCGTGCACGCACGCCGGGCGAGGAGCGCGACCTGATCACGGACGCGCGGGTCGTCACGGGCGTCCGGATCGACGAGGGGCTGCTCTCGCACGCCGACCGTCTCGAGCTGTTCGCCTGTGCGTTCGCCGGGACCGAGCATCTGCCGATGGACGCGCTCCGCGAACGGGGAATCACGGTGACGAACGCCGGCGGGATCCACGCGCCGGGGATCGCGGAGGGGGCGCTCGGCAACGTGCTCGTCTTCGCCCGCCGGCTCCACGAGGGCTGGCGGCGCAAGGGGAACCGGGAGTGGCGTCACTTCCAGTCCGGCGAGCTGACGGGAAGTACGGTGACGGTCGTCGGCCTCGGCTCGATCGGCCGGGCGCTCGTCCAGCGGCTAGAGGGCATGGAGGTCGAGACGATCGGGGTCCGATACTCCCCCGAGAAGGGCGGGCCCACCGACGAGGTGATCGGCTTCGAGGAAGAGGCGCTGCACGACGCGCTCGCACGAACCGAGTATCTCGTGATCGCCTGCCCGCTGACCGACACCACTAGGGGGCTGATCGGCGAGGCGGAGTTCGCGACCCTCCCCCCGGAGGCGGTGGTGATCAACGTCGCGCGCGGGCCCATCGTCGACACCGACGCGCTCGTGAACGCGATCCAGTTCAACGGCATCAGGGGAGCGGCGCTCGACGTCACCGATCCCGAGCCGCTTCCCCCGAACCACGTGCTGTGGGGGTTCGAGAACGTGTTGATCACGCCGCACACCGGCGGCCACACGCCGAGACACTGGGATCGGCTCGCGGAGATCGTCGCCGACAACGTCGAACGTTTCGAGGAGACCGACTCGTTCGAGGGGTTGGAGAACGTGGTGTTCGCGCCGGAGTAA
- a CDS encoding amidohydrolase: MSRSARERTIDRRRTLHRYPEPAWREFYTTSLLVDELERIGVDELAVGREAMDPERRMAVPADEELRRWFERAREKGARGDVLEACEGGYTGCVAVLDRGEGPSIGLRVDVDALFIEEETDDHRPAREGFRSEHEGLMHACGHDAHMAIGLGTLEAVKESDFEGRLTVFFQPAEEEGGGGRPMAEGPYMAGIEYLLCVHVGLDHPSGEVVAGMEKPLAMSHLNAEFRGRSAHAGKAPNEGANAIQAMATAVGNVYGIPRHAEGMTRVNVGRVEAGTASNVIAEGATVAAEVRGETTALMEYMRERLERTFEAAARMHDCEVDLHVHSESPRADSDPELRDVVHGVAQGVEGVDSPIRSADFGASEDATFLMRAVQEAGGLASYVIVGTDHPDSHHTPHFDVDEESMETAVSVLSGSIDRIAADRPVRS; encoded by the coding sequence ATGTCACGGAGCGCACGGGAGCGGACGATCGACCGCCGCCGCACCCTTCATCGGTATCCGGAGCCGGCCTGGCGGGAGTTCTACACGACGAGCCTGCTGGTCGACGAGCTCGAGCGGATCGGGGTCGATGAGCTCGCGGTGGGCCGCGAGGCGATGGATCCCGAGAGACGGATGGCCGTTCCCGCCGACGAGGAGCTCCGGCGGTGGTTCGAGCGAGCGCGGGAGAAGGGTGCCCGCGGGGACGTGCTCGAGGCCTGCGAGGGTGGCTACACCGGCTGTGTGGCCGTCCTCGACCGCGGCGAGGGACCCTCGATCGGCCTCCGCGTGGACGTCGACGCGCTGTTCATCGAGGAGGAGACCGACGACCACCGGCCGGCCCGGGAGGGGTTTCGATCCGAGCACGAGGGGCTGATGCACGCCTGCGGCCACGACGCCCACATGGCGATCGGTCTGGGGACCCTCGAGGCGGTGAAGGAGAGCGACTTCGAGGGGCGGCTGACGGTGTTCTTCCAGCCCGCCGAGGAGGAGGGTGGCGGCGGACGGCCGATGGCCGAGGGCCCCTACATGGCAGGAATCGAGTACCTGCTCTGCGTCCACGTCGGGCTCGATCACCCCTCGGGCGAGGTGGTCGCGGGCATGGAGAAGCCGCTCGCGATGAGCCACCTGAACGCCGAGTTCCGAGGACGGTCGGCCCACGCCGGTAAGGCGCCGAACGAGGGGGCGAACGCGATCCAGGCGATGGCGACGGCGGTCGGGAACGTCTACGGGATCCCGCGCCACGCGGAGGGCATGACGCGCGTGAACGTCGGCCGGGTCGAGGCCGGTACCGCGAGCAACGTGATCGCCGAGGGTGCGACGGTCGCCGCGGAGGTGCGCGGCGAGACGACCGCGCTGATGGAGTACATGCGCGAGCGCCTCGAACGGACCTTCGAAGCGGCCGCCCGGATGCACGACTGCGAGGTCGATCTCCACGTCCATAGCGAGTCGCCCCGGGCCGATAGCGATCCCGAACTCCGCGACGTCGTCCACGGGGTCGCCCAAGGGGTAGAGGGGGTCGACAGCCCGATCCGGAGCGCCGACTTCGGCGCGAGCGAGGACGCGACCTTCCTGATGCGGGCGGTTCAGGAGGCGGGGGGACTCGCCTCCTACGTCATCGTCGGTACGGACCACCCCGACAGCCACCACACGCCCCACTTCGACGTCGACGAGGAGAGCATGGAAACCGCCGTCTCCGTGCTCTCGGGATCCATCGACCGGATCGCGGCCGACCGACCCGTGCGGTCCTAG
- a CDS encoding BCCT family transporter — MSDGDDLGAVGRFREEIDPIVFLFGAGLTVGVIALYFISPTTVENGIAYLNQGMLQYLNWALLVIVFLVVLFLIFLILGPWGKIKFGDDPPEYSFVSFFTMLYSAGFAAGVVFWGPTEALFYYAEPSPLFDVSGGSAEAITIAIQQTLFHWALPQLAVFTIMGLAIGYFTYNYDVPLRVSSALTPILGADNLDGPIAKTVDVLAVFATIGGVATSLGFIGSQFISGLSYQWGIDLGNTGILLVVTMMTLLFTISMVLGVDKGIRRLSNFNMILFVALMIATFIVGPSAFLLLIGTQAVGGMITDFVSMSLFTGAGVEGGTEWANAWTVFYWAWALSWSPFAGVFIARISRGRTVREVAFTGIAATSGATIPWFTFVGGTAVWAQHNGVADFGAVIAGEAGAEVSGFILFEAFPLGTAFMIAFMILVTTFFVTSADSSTLAVSMMTTGGKAQPSNINRIFWGVVLGMTAAILMIIGGIEALQSAAIITGAPFAFVCFLAMLGLAKHFSATHGRVILQDDAWVIGSRPERRTPADTPPVADDDD, encoded by the coding sequence GTGTCCGACGGCGACGACCTCGGGGCGGTCGGACGCTTCCGAGAGGAGATCGATCCGATCGTCTTCCTCTTCGGTGCCGGCCTGACGGTAGGCGTCATCGCGCTCTACTTCATCAGTCCCACCACCGTCGAGAACGGTATCGCGTACCTCAACCAGGGGATGCTCCAGTACCTGAACTGGGCGCTTCTCGTGATCGTCTTCCTGGTCGTCCTCTTTCTGATCTTCCTGATCCTCGGTCCGTGGGGGAAGATCAAGTTCGGCGACGACCCGCCCGAGTACAGCTTCGTCTCCTTCTTCACAATGCTGTACTCAGCGGGCTTCGCGGCGGGCGTCGTGTTCTGGGGGCCGACGGAGGCGCTGTTCTACTACGCCGAGCCCTCGCCGCTGTTCGACGTCTCGGGGGGATCGGCCGAGGCGATAACCATCGCCATCCAGCAGACGCTGTTCCACTGGGCGCTCCCCCAACTCGCGGTGTTCACGATCATGGGGCTCGCGATCGGCTACTTCACGTACAACTACGACGTCCCTCTCAGGGTCTCCTCGGCGCTCACGCCGATCCTCGGGGCCGATAACCTCGACGGGCCGATCGCCAAGACGGTCGACGTCCTCGCGGTGTTCGCCACCATCGGCGGCGTGGCGACGTCGCTCGGGTTCATCGGGAGCCAGTTCATCAGCGGGCTGAGCTACCAGTGGGGGATCGACCTCGGCAACACGGGCATCCTGCTCGTGGTGACGATGATGACGCTGCTGTTCACCATCTCGATGGTGCTCGGCGTCGACAAGGGGATCCGGCGACTCTCGAACTTCAACATGATCCTCTTCGTGGCCCTGATGATCGCGACCTTCATCGTCGGTCCATCGGCCTTCCTGCTGCTGATCGGGACGCAGGCGGTCGGGGGGATGATCACCGACTTCGTCTCGATGAGCCTCTTCACCGGCGCGGGCGTCGAGGGCGGTACGGAGTGGGCGAACGCGTGGACGGTCTTCTACTGGGCGTGGGCGCTCTCGTGGTCGCCCTTCGCCGGCGTGTTCATCGCGCGGATCTCCCGTGGCCGAACCGTGCGAGAGGTCGCCTTTACCGGCATCGCCGCGACGTCGGGAGCGACCATCCCGTGGTTCACGTTCGTCGGCGGGACCGCGGTCTGGGCCCAGCACAACGGCGTCGCCGACTTCGGTGCGGTGATCGCGGGCGAGGCCGGTGCGGAGGTCTCCGGCTTCATCCTCTTCGAGGCGTTCCCGCTCGGGACGGCGTTCATGATCGCGTTCATGATCCTCGTCACGACCTTCTTCGTCACCTCGGCGGACTCCTCGACGCTCGCCGTCTCGATGATGACCACCGGCGGCAAGGCCCAGCCGTCGAACATCAACCGCATCTTCTGGGGCGTCGTGCTGGGGATGACCGCGGCGATCCTCATGATCATCGGCGGCATCGAGGCGCTGCAGTCGGCGGCGATCATCACGGGTGCTCCGTTCGCCTTCGTCTGCTTCCTGGCGATGCTCGGGCTCGCGAAGCACTTCAGCGCGACCCACGGCCGCGTGATCCTCCAGGACGACGCCTGGGTGATCGGCTCGCGGCCCGAACGACGCACGCCAGCGGACACGCCGCCCGTCGCCGACGACGACGACTGA
- a CDS encoding aspartate aminotransferase family protein — MAGPPIEELHFTDAPDVGDVPGPESRRLVEKQRRIDSSAVAYPNDVPLAFEEGRGATLRDADGNTFIDLFAGIGVLNVGHANPYVMEAVHEQADKLVHTVDFPTEARLELIETLDRIAPGELAGDNRVVFGGPTGSDAIEAAIKLAKYNTGGDGLIAFRGAYHGPTSGAMSLTSNRKFKGHYTPLLPEVVHAPYPYAFRQGKSEDEATKDALEEVRAIVEDPYGGLANPAGIFVEPIQGEGGVVVPPEGFLPGLREIADDNALPLVFDEIQSGLGRSGEWFACEHFDVTPDAMTMAKALGGAGFPLSATMYREELDTWGPGDHAGTYRGHVVAMRAGTRAIEYVEEHDLLAHARELGEYLRERLREAGEANPLLAEVRGRGLFIGAEFSLDGEPADWVVDAIQRYCYEHGVLVWTAGRHGSVLRLLPPLVLTHELAETAMDVVCDAIEHVAPTRAV; from the coding sequence ATGGCAGGACCACCGATCGAGGAGCTCCACTTCACGGACGCCCCGGACGTCGGCGACGTGCCGGGACCCGAATCGAGGCGACTGGTCGAGAAGCAACGGCGGATCGACAGCAGCGCCGTCGCCTACCCCAACGACGTCCCGTTGGCGTTCGAGGAGGGGAGGGGAGCGACGCTTCGCGACGCCGACGGCAACACGTTCATCGATCTCTTTGCAGGTATCGGCGTGCTCAACGTCGGCCACGCGAACCCCTACGTGATGGAGGCGGTCCACGAGCAGGCCGACAAGCTCGTCCACACCGTCGACTTCCCCACCGAGGCACGCCTCGAGCTCATCGAGACGCTCGATCGGATCGCGCCGGGCGAGCTGGCGGGTGACAACCGGGTGGTGTTCGGCGGGCCGACCGGCAGCGACGCGATCGAGGCGGCGATCAAGCTCGCGAAGTACAACACCGGCGGCGACGGCCTGATCGCCTTCCGCGGGGCGTACCACGGCCCGACCAGCGGCGCGATGAGCCTCACCTCCAACAGGAAGTTCAAGGGCCACTACACGCCGCTGCTCCCCGAGGTCGTCCACGCGCCCTACCCCTACGCGTTCCGACAGGGAAAGAGCGAGGACGAGGCGACCAAGGACGCCCTCGAGGAGGTCCGGGCGATCGTCGAGGACCCCTACGGCGGGCTCGCGAACCCCGCGGGCATCTTCGTCGAGCCGATCCAGGGCGAGGGCGGCGTCGTCGTCCCCCCTGAGGGTTTCCTTCCGGGACTTCGCGAGATCGCCGACGACAACGCCCTGCCGCTGGTGTTCGACGAGATCCAGTCGGGGCTCGGGCGCTCGGGCGAGTGGTTCGCCTGCGAGCACTTCGACGTCACGCCCGACGCGATGACGATGGCGAAGGCTCTGGGGGGAGCCGGCTTTCCCCTCTCGGCGACGATGTATCGCGAGGAGCTCGACACGTGGGGACCGGGCGACCACGCCGGTACCTACCGGGGCCACGTCGTCGCGATGCGCGCGGGTACGCGGGCGATCGAGTACGTCGAGGAGCACGACCTGCTGGCCCACGCCCGCGAGCTCGGCGAGTACCTCCGCGAGAGGCTGCGCGAGGCCGGCGAGGCGAACCCGCTTCTGGCCGAGGTCCGCGGGAGGGGGCTGTTCATCGGCGCGGAGTTCTCGCTCGACGGCGAGCCCGCCGATTGGGTCGTCGACGCGATCCAGCGCTACTGTTACGAGCACGGGGTGCTGGTCTGGACGGCCGGCAGACACGGGAGCGTCCTGCGCCTGCTGCCGCCGCTCGTGCTCACCCACGAACTAGCCGAGACCGCGATGGACGTCGTCTGCGACGCGATCGAACACGTCGCCCCGACGCGGGCGGTCTGA
- the ilvA gene encoding threonine ammonia-lyase — MSEDVPPVSLADVESAHERITDVVKRTPLDRSRTFAEASGAASVGLKLETFQRTGSFKIRGAYNCMARLSPEQRKRGVIAASAGNHAQGVALAGRLLDVPTTIVVPEITPAAKIAATRGYGAEVVVEGEIYERSYERALELAERDDLAFVHPFDDEHVIAGQGTIGLELREQYPELDTVLVPIGGGGLISGIATALNEDVRVIGVQPTGAAHAAPSLEKGEIHELADVDTVADGIADTRLLETTFAVMRERVDDVVSVNDGEIAAAMALLAEREKVVVEAAGAASLAALLSGTLDVGDEHVGVVISGGNADLTDHADLVRTGLIELGRYATVRLAVDGLSKRVPSITNRLADHGADLDDVRRGRRAGGDDPNRRTLELGLEGSSPDHLRDVIDALGDLDGVSVVDHDLRTDGPSGRPERT, encoded by the coding sequence ATGAGCGAGGACGTCCCGCCGGTGTCGCTGGCCGACGTCGAGTCCGCCCACGAACGGATCACGGACGTCGTGAAGCGGACGCCGCTCGATCGATCGCGGACGTTCGCCGAGGCGAGCGGTGCGGCCTCGGTCGGACTGAAACTGGAGACGTTCCAGCGGACGGGCTCGTTCAAGATCCGCGGGGCGTACAACTGCATGGCACGGCTCTCTCCCGAACAGCGAAAGCGCGGCGTGATCGCGGCGAGCGCGGGCAACCACGCACAGGGGGTCGCGCTCGCGGGACGGCTGCTCGACGTCCCGACGACGATCGTCGTCCCCGAAATCACGCCGGCGGCGAAGATCGCCGCCACGCGCGGCTACGGGGCGGAGGTCGTCGTCGAGGGCGAGATCTACGAGCGATCCTACGAACGCGCGCTCGAACTCGCGGAGCGCGACGACCTGGCGTTCGTCCACCCGTTCGACGACGAGCACGTCATCGCCGGTCAGGGGACGATCGGGCTCGAACTGCGCGAGCAGTACCCCGAACTCGACACCGTGCTCGTCCCGATCGGCGGCGGCGGGCTGATCTCGGGGATCGCCACCGCGCTGAACGAGGACGTGCGGGTGATCGGCGTTCAACCTACTGGCGCCGCCCACGCCGCCCCCTCGCTCGAGAAGGGCGAGATCCACGAACTCGCCGACGTCGACACCGTCGCCGACGGGATCGCCGACACCCGACTGCTGGAGACGACGTTCGCGGTGATGCGCGAACGCGTCGACGACGTCGTATCGGTGAACGACGGGGAGATCGCCGCCGCGATGGCGCTGCTCGCCGAGCGGGAGAAGGTGGTCGTGGAGGCGGCGGGCGCGGCGTCGCTCGCGGCGTTGCTCTCGGGAACGCTCGACGTCGGAGACGAACACGTCGGCGTGGTGATCTCGGGCGGCAACGCCGACCTCACCGACCACGCCGACCTCGTCCGGACCGGATTGATCGAACTCGGTCGGTACGCGACCGTCCGGCTGGCGGTCGACGGGCTCTCGAAACGAGTGCCGTCGATCACGAACCGCCTCGCCGATCACGGCGCGGACCTCGATGACGTTCGGCGCGGCCGGCGCGCCGGCGGGGACGATCCCAATCGACGGACGCTCGAACTCGGCCTCGAGGGGAGCAGCCCCGACCATCTCCGGGACGTGATCGATGCGCTCGGCGACCTGGACGGCGTCTCGGTCGTCGACCACGATCTGCGGACGGACGGGCCGTCCGGTCGCCCTGAGCGGACGTGA
- a CDS encoding HVO_2523 family zinc finger protein: MAETAGRPCPVCEAPMYSRHCKYVCPNHGVVYDCSDTFY, translated from the coding sequence ATGGCCGAGACCGCCGGTCGTCCCTGTCCGGTCTGCGAGGCGCCCATGTACAGTCGCCACTGTAAGTACGTCTGTCCGAACCACGGCGTGGTCTACGACTGTTCGGACACCTTCTACTGA
- a CDS encoding DUF5830 family protein, with protein sequence MAEDPIELGCELLEKLEVQELSVAEAVDRIETITADPHLTREILDTAETRGIIEREDGLVRPRGGAFVRFESEVVTKEGEFTCRRCGAGLSTGHFIRLEAGELGPFGSSCIRKVTGRDRE encoded by the coding sequence ATGGCGGAGGATCCGATCGAGCTGGGCTGTGAACTCCTCGAGAAGCTCGAGGTCCAGGAGCTCTCGGTCGCCGAGGCGGTCGACCGGATCGAGACGATCACGGCCGATCCGCACCTCACCCGTGAGATCCTCGATACCGCCGAGACGCGTGGGATCATCGAACGAGAGGACGGGCTCGTCCGTCCCCGAGGCGGCGCGTTCGTTCGCTTCGAGAGCGAGGTCGTCACCAAGGAGGGGGAGTTCACCTGTCGTCGCTGTGGCGCAGGGCTCTCGACGGGTCACTTCATCCGACTCGAGGCGGGCGAGCTCGGCCCCTTCGGATCCTCGTGTATTCGGAAGGTCACCGGTCGCGATCGCGAGTGA
- a CDS encoding DUF7115 domain-containing protein → MTLPDVVRTNLDGEPVVDRIPLGGEDRLFVTPTRLLRYRGESLLSDESVEEVPRSADRISVSERRRTTAITLEYAGDERVLSVPPDRLETVLGPLLAGILSADDVIGADERLIEAFRFDELTAVVTDRRLIEHVGAAVWDGEYEELPFEDVTGLEVERGRVATGIVLSTGDRRKRIKIHNDRARPFEERLREAIRAYHGVESIDDLADEEERENHVGKENESGVDASPLASVDPLAVVYSETDDRGERPTEPGENGQLTPEPESIEGELEALSEALERQEALLEKQRRTIERIRETVTRDRDR, encoded by the coding sequence ATGACCCTCCCCGACGTCGTTCGAACGAACCTCGATGGCGAGCCGGTGGTCGATCGCATCCCGCTGGGCGGCGAGGACCGGCTGTTCGTCACGCCAACCCGCCTCCTCCGGTATCGAGGTGAGAGCCTGCTCAGCGACGAATCGGTCGAGGAGGTCCCCCGCAGCGCCGACCGGATCTCGGTCTCGGAGAGGCGTCGGACGACCGCGATCACCCTCGAGTACGCCGGCGACGAACGAGTGCTCTCGGTGCCGCCGGACCGACTCGAGACCGTCCTCGGTCCGCTTCTCGCAGGGATCCTCTCGGCCGACGACGTCATCGGCGCCGACGAGCGGCTCATCGAGGCGTTCCGGTTCGACGAGCTCACCGCCGTGGTGACCGACCGCCGGCTGATCGAGCACGTGGGTGCGGCCGTCTGGGACGGCGAGTACGAGGAACTCCCGTTCGAGGACGTCACCGGGCTCGAGGTCGAACGAGGGCGCGTCGCAACCGGAATCGTCCTCTCCACGGGCGATCGCCGCAAGCGGATCAAGATCCACAACGATCGGGCACGCCCGTTTGAGGAGCGTCTCCGCGAGGCGATCCGCGCATACCACGGCGTCGAGTCGATCGACGATCTGGCGGACGAGGAGGAGAGGGAGAACCACGTCGGAAAAGAGAACGAGAGCGGCGTCGACGCGTCCCCGCTCGCGAGCGTCGATCCGCTCGCTGTCGTCTATTCCGAGACGGACGACCGCGGGGAACGCCCGACCGAACCCGGCGAAAACGGTCAGTTGACCCCCGAGCCGGAATCGATCGAGGGCGAACTCGAGGCGCTCTCGGAGGCCCTCGAGAGACAGGAGGCGTTGCTCGAGAAACAGCGCAGAACGATCGAGCGAATCCGGGAGACCGTCACTCGCGATCGCGACCGGTGA
- a CDS encoding NAD-dependent epimerase/dehydratase family protein, translating to MDLTDGRLLITGGAGFIGTHLTERLLANGNDVVVVDDLSNGRESWVPDGAELIEGDLTDPETIDAAIDGEIDGVFHLAARKSVKDANPRRQFEANTAMTYNVLEAMDDAGVSEIAFTSSSTIYGEAPRPTPEDYAPLEPISVYGASKLAVESLLSTYAHTHGMTVWNFRFANIVGPRLRGAVIPDFVEKLRADPETLTILGNGLQEKSYMYLEDCLDAMFHVIEHADRPMNTFNLGTRTTTSVDRIADIVSDELGLEPEYEYTGGERGWTGDVPRMRLSIEKLSGLGWDPEFESDRAVRETARDLVAEAD from the coding sequence ATGGACCTGACGGACGGTCGATTACTCATCACCGGGGGTGCCGGCTTCATCGGTACCCATCTCACCGAACGACTACTCGCGAACGGAAACGACGTCGTCGTCGTGGACGACCTCTCGAACGGCCGCGAGTCGTGGGTTCCCGACGGCGCGGAACTGATCGAGGGCGATCTCACCGATCCCGAGACGATCGACGCCGCGATCGATGGCGAGATCGACGGCGTGTTCCACCTCGCCGCGCGCAAGTCCGTGAAGGACGCGAACCCGCGCCGGCAGTTCGAGGCCAACACCGCGATGACCTACAACGTTCTGGAGGCGATGGACGACGCCGGCGTCTCCGAGATCGCGTTCACCTCCTCGTCGACGATCTACGGGGAGGCGCCCCGCCCCACGCCCGAGGACTACGCGCCGCTCGAGCCGATCAGCGTCTACGGCGCGAGCAAACTCGCCGTCGAGAGCCTGCTCTCGACGTACGCCCACACCCACGGGATGACGGTGTGGAACTTCCGCTTCGCCAACATCGTCGGGCCGCGGCTTCGCGGCGCGGTGATTCCCGACTTCGTCGAGAAGCTCCGCGCGGATCCCGAGACGCTGACCATCCTCGGCAACGGGCTCCAGGAGAAGTCCTACATGTATCTCGAGGACTGCCTCGACGCGATGTTCCACGTGATCGAACACGCCGACAGGCCGATGAACACATTCAACCTCGGGACGCGGACGACGACGTCCGTCGATCGGATCGCCGACATCGTCAGCGACGAACTCGGGCTGGAGCCCGAGTACGAGTACACGGGCGGCGAGCGCGGCTGGACCGGCGACGTCCCGAGGATGCGCCTCTCGATCGAGAAGCTCTCCGGACTGGGATGGGACCCCGAGTTCGAGAGCGATCGGGCGGTACGGGAGACCGCACGCGATCTCGTAGCCGAGGCGGACTGA
- a CDS encoding antitoxin VapB family protein, protein MGTKTISLTEEAYERLKAAKKEGESFSDVVNRISPGVRLEEYWGVLDDDAADELRETVAEGRDRRGAVRSERRERITSELSDDAEQ, encoded by the coding sequence ATGGGGACCAAAACGATCTCCCTCACCGAGGAAGCCTACGAACGGCTCAAGGCGGCCAAAAAAGAGGGTGAGAGCTTCTCCGACGTCGTCAATCGGATCTCGCCCGGCGTCCGTCTCGAGGAGTACTGGGGTGTCCTCGACGACGACGCTGCCGACGAACTACGTGAGACGGTCGCGGAAGGGAGAGATCGCCGAGGAGCCGTACGGTCGGAGCGCCGCGAGCGGATCACGAGCGAACTTTCCGACGACGCCGAGCAGTGA